The sequence TGACCCATATTTCGGGGCGTAAGCCGATCGACCGGAACAAGATCAAAATTCCTCAGTCCACTTCTTTCATTTTAGTACTAACCGACTATATTAATCACTGTACAGCTCAGAATGTGAAATGCATCGCCAAGTCCAAGTCGATCCCCATGGTATTTGCCAAACGGTCTTGGAGTTCAGTTGAAGAAAAAATAAAACAACTGGAGACCAGTGGTCCGTCTGCCTTGAAAGCGTAAAAGAATTAGCGGGAATTTTTCCTAAGGCGAAGTGGGGAAGGCGCGCCTATCGGACATAGGTAAACCGGCGACAACGGAGCATGGCGGGGAAAAGACCAGTGAAATCATTATGATTTCAGTGTAAATAGGCCACTAAATAAAGGGGATAATAGAAATAGGAAATACATATAGCTATAGTTAAAAAGAGCCACTGTTGGTCGATGAGACAGTGGTTCTTTTGCATGACGGCTCCTGGTTGCAAAAGAAGGATTTCAGCTCGGATGATGAGAAGTTTGGAGAGGTAGTGGTTCGTCTACTTTGAAGGCGTAAAAGAATTCGCAGGAATTTTATCGTAAGGCGAGGCGGCGCGCCTTGGCGGGAAAAAGGTTAGGATAAGGAGGCAGTGAAAATGGGATATGAACAAGAATATTCTGAGGCATCCTTTTGGAGTAAGGCGCGGCAAACGGCGAAGAAAGCCGGTAAAAAAGTCATCTACAGTGCATTGCTGTTATATTACACAACGCGGCGGCCGGAGACGCCGAGATGGGCAAAAACAGCCATCTATGGCGCGCTGGGTTATTTCGTCTCCGTGATTGACTTCATACCGGATGTGACTCCTTTTGTCGGATATGCCGATGATCTGGGGGTGCTTGCCATAGCCCTTTCCGTTTGCGCGGCCTATGTCAATGAAGAAGTGAGACAAAAAGCGCGGGAAAAACTTTGCGATTGGTTTGGCAAGGAGGCATTGACAGTCGACGGAACGCTCGAAAGGTTCCGCAAATAGGTACTATGTCTTGCATAATAGCTGTCAGTTGTGGTATTATCAAAATGGTTTTATACAGACTGTTCCGGGTGGTATCCTCAGGGAGCTATACTGGCGCAGACTTTTCAATTATTTTTAACAATAAAAAACGATAACCGCTTAGAGCCGCAGGGACTGGGACGGAAAGGTAAGCAAGGGATAAGTATGCCTTTCGGATGGTTCCGAAAGGTTTTTTTGTA comes from Propionispora vibrioides and encodes:
- a CDS encoding DUF2325 domain-containing protein, yielding MSIVIVGGDYLGNIEKNLYAMGVKELTHISGRKPIDRNKIKIPQSTSFILVLTDYINHCTAQNVKCIAKSKSIPMVFAKRSWSSVEEKIKQLETSGPSALKA
- a CDS encoding YkvA family protein, which translates into the protein MGYEQEYSEASFWSKARQTAKKAGKKVIYSALLLYYTTRRPETPRWAKTAIYGALGYFVSVIDFIPDVTPFVGYADDLGVLAIALSVCAAYVNEEVRQKAREKLCDWFGKEALTVDGTLERFRK